ACACCATGGGGATACAACTAGTCGGCATACGTACACCATGGGGATACAAACAGTCGGCATATGTGCACCATGGTGATACAGCCAACATAAAAGGCGTACACTATTACGACTAACAGACAGGCTCACAACATATGGATACAACTCAACATTAGGAAACAAACACAACTAGACTAAAAGGAATCCTTACGCTATAGGGAAATGACTAGGAGACAGGCGTACAACATTTCAATACGACTAGCAGACAGACCTGCAACAAGAGAAGATTTGACTCAACATGTGGATACAACTAAGAGGCATACGTACACTATGGGGCTAAGACCAACAGACAGGCGTTAAACATAGAGATACGAGTAACTGGTTTTTATGTGATCgtgttgttattttcacttaCTACTGTTTAAATATCCACTGACCAGTAAGATTTTTTTCAGCGACAAAATAAGTCATGAAGTATTCAGGACTTACAGTAAGAAACATATAGAAAATACGTAGAAAATTATACGAGGTTTAGTGCCTTAGGAAGTTGATATGGATGATAATTGATCAACTGATGACTCGGACATAGTAATATATTCTTTAGTACTATTCTATTCCAAAGACACTGAATACATGGGTATTAACCCCGAAGTAATATATTTAAAGCCTACCACTCGTTCGATTCTCTAGAGAAATTATTGTTGACGGCAGACTGACATTCAACGGTCCTAAAAGATTACCCAAGGCAGTGAATCCCcgtgttttattaataaccttaCACAAGGCAGTGAATCCCCGTGTGCTATTAATAACCTTACCCAAGGCAGTGAATCTCCGTGTGTTATTAATAACATTACCCAAGGCAGTGAATCTCCGTGTGTTATTAATAACCTTACACAAAGCAGTGAATCTCCGTGTGTAATAAGTATCATGTTTCATAACACCAAACAGGAGCagggtgttgcacattacatttTTCCTCATGAACAAGCTCAGTCAAATAAAGCCTGCTAATATTTGCTTTGTTGTGCTCTTATGCTTCCAAACGATCCTTTTATAAAGTCTATTAACCAACAAAACTAGTATTTTAACATTCCCTCTACTTGGCCTCACGGTTCGTATTATTTCTTGTTCTTTTGGATCATGGACTCGATTCAATGTTATTTTCCGTTTAGTAGGTGCTTTGGGACAAAGGGTTCTTAAGtttcttgaacagactcaatgcAAACGGCTGCATTTATTTTGAATGCTTGTAGTTTTTGCATCCGAGAGATTTTCTCATAGATCTAATTTTTTAGCTAGTATTTGCTGTGAAATATGCAACAGAGGGGTGTCCTTTTTAAGTTACGTTTTGTCACTTGTCGTGTATCACATGAATGGTAAATTGATATTTATCACAAAGTTTCCAAGTTCTCTTCTTTGTATCAAATGCATTTGATATTCGTCAAGTGTGTTGTTAATTGCAAAttaattattcatcactcaattATATTTCCTGATTGGGAGGGGACTTTCTTTTGCATCAAATGCACCGAAGAGGTGAACGAGGTCAGGACAGCAATTGCATTCCATTCATGATGATGCATATGTCGCGTAATTTCTCATCGTCtaacatttaacatattattttgaaatataaatatttacttgCTATGTGAAAATTTACTTAAGGTCCAAATTTAGATCAATATGGAAATGTTATATTCTATAGTAAAGGAGTATTTTACAAGAAAGATAAATTACAAACGACATTGCACAGTCGTAAATGAATGAAACAAACCCTCATCTGAATTTGGCAGATTTAGATAACATTGTTATTACATGTACTGCTGAACAAAGTGTATCTTTTGtctttttgaattattttgtatTGTGGCGTCCTATGTGACTATGGCGGCCGTAAACATCAGCCTCATACTTAGACGTCATGTTGATGTTATTTCTAGTCCATTGGGATAATGGAGTCCATTCATTTGTACTACTAATAAAAATCCTTTTACGTCTATGCTTCCTAAGGAAATATGTTTTGAATTTGTTTAGTAGAGGGCAAAATTCCTATATCCCATACCttgtgattttttaaatgaaataaattatcagAAAGTGTTCAATTTGCTTAtgacattattatattattttctgagGAATAAATCTTATATTTATTCGATTTACAAAGTCTCAGATCCACAAGCAATGACAAAATAGGGGGCCCATTGATTGTTTACAGAGCCAAAGTAAACTGAAGAACAGTTGCACTTACTTCatgtaaaaagaaagaaatacattgtaGTTACTTAGCCATTATAATCTTTTCATTCCTatcatttcctttttctcgtCAGCATAACAACctaaaaaaatgtatgaaaatgccTTATATAGCATATTTATGTAGGTAttggaaattttcaaaaactacaagaccTCTTCTTACGATcaaacgtattttatttttttggccAAATGACTGTTAAGTCAAAGGAAGGCTACATCAAATCATCACTGAACTTTTACAAAGACAAAATGTGCAATCGCTTGGGTCAACAAGATATCCTTTGTCACCGCAAGATGAGGCACAGGCCTGTTTCGCAGCCATACAATCAACTGAAGTGGTTTGGGACTTCGCCGACGGTCCCTGTGATGTGACATAGGGTACCTGTGACATCGTGGTAGTTCCTGAAATTGATAGTATATTTGATGATTAGTTAAAAactaaatcttttgttttttgttgagaTTAACGTCATatcgacacatttataggtcatatggcaattttcaagGTTTGATGGCGGAAGTCCCCATGTGCATTATTTAGTCACCggcgggtacctgggtaaaaccaccggcttccgtaagccagttggatgccTTTCTTActtaaagaattcaacgccccgagtgaggctcgaacctacatcggtgaagggcaagtgatctgaagtcagcgaccttaactgcACGGCCTCGGAGACCCCTTAAAATTACTGAAATGGATTGCTTGGAAAAGGTAACAGAGTTCATGGAGAGGAAATCTTGCGACGCAAATGTCAACAATTATGAAGTACCATAtaagattttcaaatatttgtatgcATAAAAACTGACAAAATGTCTGTCAAGAATGAAGGATGCGGTAAACTAAATCggtttcttaacctttagcctgctggcggcaagtgattctgcctttgcgaccagtgcagactaagatcagcctgcacatccatggtctgcactgttcgctattcagtcaataaattttcattgaacacctcTTCAAATGCCCAAATTCAATGATAGAtcagaccattttagaaatttagcagggtaaaggttaaaagacaAATAAGTTGTTTCTCTTCGAAAAAGGCTAACACTTGTTTATAGAAAACCCTTAAAGAAACGTCAGGCATTACTGTTACAGTAAAAGATGGCAATGTAAATGAAATTAGAAGGTTTGGCTTAGATTTTTTTGCTTGGTGGTTGAAGGAAGTCCTTAGAGGATGTGACGTCGCCATAACTGACATATTAAATGATCCGTTGATTGAAAAGATTCTGATTAAAGAATTGACTTGTTGTCAACCACAAGTTGCTTTCAGGAGCTGAATGGAAAGCAGCTGAATGTTCTGTGCTGCTTAAAAAAGTCAGTCTTACGTCAACTGAAATTTCAAACTTATTTATGGGAGGTAATTTCAAATCATATCGCATCGCCTTCTTTGGaataatttttgtaaaactgACAAAGCCTTCTTGATTTTAAAAACGGAACAAACTTAGTTTAAATGTCGTTTTAGTTTAGGAATGCAAAAGGTCTCAATTTCATATTATTACAACAAAAGATATACATGATTGCTTAAAGGAATGCTGTTTGTTTGACCAGGTTTAACAAAGCCCATTCTTATGGGAATGTTGTTTACAAAGAAATTGAGTCGTGTCGTTTATACTTTTCAAGCGTATTGTTTaagtgataaaatgttttattaaaaaaagttgAGCTGACAGATCTGAGACGTTTTCAacgggatccggacatttgccccccaggacatttgccccccaataaaaaagtggactgctggacatttgccccccagttgaaatggtagataggacatttaccccccagtgcttatttctgaaacagacatttgccccccaatatttttgtcccctaGTGATATTTTAGGAACTTAgtagaagataattatcatattgtagataacattgtctttgtttcttacatatttctagtagataattgccaaattaacaagtttgagtgttaaaaacattgcacaaattaaaaaattataacattgttatgagcacttttataactcaataataggctattatttaccttaacacctgaatgtaattaacatattcataaaatttttatcaataaaatagttttttttttactgaaaattgccttttagagtaattttaataataaaacaacataaaacacagtATATCTACTGGCACATAGGACACAAATATTGGGGGGTaaatgtccattctaaaaataagaagtggggggcaaatgtcctatctgccatttcaactggggggcaaatgtccggtaatacattttttcattggggggcaaatgtcctggggggcaaatgtcctacaatcgtTTTCAACACATTACAACTGAACGTTATGCTTTCCTTGAAAAGGTGTCATGACTCAATAGCAGACAGTTCTGAAAGGCCACCTCGACTGAACTATGATATGTTGGTGTAACTCTTAATGCTCTGTTTAATTGATATATTGTTCCTTTCGCTCTTGTTGTTTTGATTTGTCTAATATAgtatgtactcttgtctatacGTTTTTATCATATAAATCCTTACGTAAAGTTCTCTGGACTGCGGTATTAGGAAACTGTATTAATTGCATGCTCGATAATTATCTTTGCTCTGTTTGAAGCGAGTTTCGTGTAAAAACGTTTCAACgtgtcataaaatgttaaacCGGAAGGATAAACGCGCATGCGCTATCAGACTACTAGAAAGATACATTCCATTAGAATTTCCATAATCTGTCCCTTAACGGCTTTTCAAAAGAGATACAACGTCTAGCAAATAGTAAACAAAACTAGATAATAAGAAGTCGGtcaattaaaataaaagaaatcatttcttaattatttacGTCCCCGTTTCtcattatattgtttttgtagaGTAATGCATTAAGATGgataattaattatataatatgaatacATAAACAATTAACACTGCATTCCAGAATGATAATACGTTGGTAAATTCCTTAAAcgcgttttgtttacaaattaggaatacaaaaatacaaaaaaaagaaaacaagactGATATTGGAGACCTTAACCTTTGGCATCAACTGGATCAATAAGCACTGGTCCTATTGTTGTAACTGATGGTAGTGCGCGGTTGCTGCACAAACAGAAATCACATCCGGCTGGACCTTTAACGTATCCATTTACACACTGTAACGTACACGTTTGTTGTGAAGGAATACATGGTGTATAACCGGTGCCACTTCCGGCGCCTgtcatcccaccgctgccacctaGCGGTGAAATCATTCCTGCACTTCCTGTAATGAcagaacaaaaaatgaaatagaacAAACATAAAACTGTGATAAAttgttatatatgttattatatgaatatcatatggcagcgtgtgtgacattaaTATTGTAAACCCGAGGGTATAATGTCACCCGAGACGAAAGCCGAGTgctgacattctgtttcgagggatGACCATATCATTGTCACACACACTgccatataatatttattttattatatcgaacaaaattaattaaataaaaaagttataaaaatgtttttaattcttttgtttttctttctataaaTTAAATCCGTCTGAATAGTGGCGTCACTACTACAtatgtacaagggaggcaatcatttgaaatattgaagcATTTATTTGCCCTTGTATGACAttatatcagcgcggtcacatgacctgactgccactttcgcttggtcacgtgtaataaaaggttgaaaatatttttgatattcaaAATTTCTATTTCTCCGGTAATGGGTTTATATTATTCTGGACGAAAGTGTGGTATAATAAACGCTAATACTGTTCAGTCACACACAAAAAGTTTGACTGTTTAAAATACAGTTACtgagaaatctttttttttcacgaaGGACTAATGTTCGTGTATTTCGGACAAGAAACGATGCGCGAATTTAAAACAGCGCTATCAATAATCCGTTAAATGCATAAATAGTTTCCCGAATTTATTTCCTTTACGGAATATACGTATATAATTTACGCTCGTGGATTTTAGTCTTTCTCAAAATGTCACAATTTGAAATCTTAATGCGCGAATTTAAGGCCGCGCGAAACGGCCTTTTTTgccgtttgcgcgaaatttc
This DNA window, taken from Mercenaria mercenaria strain notata chromosome 19, MADL_Memer_1, whole genome shotgun sequence, encodes the following:
- the LOC128550954 gene encoding uncharacterized protein LOC128550954 encodes the protein MSLVRRYMVMNPLMTVGNFRVIPYSPYAISAFSGCFRQRSENAEKSIRRIRDGVLFVHTIEKEKTFTRHRRKSTNMFWKLLFISVLGMSSAVKQRRFIYNTQQNPFPNSPFGGGGSAGMISPLGGSGGMTGAGSGTGYTPCIPSQQTCTLQCVNGYVKGPAGCDFCLCSNRALPSVTTIGPVLIDPVDAKGTTTMSQVPYVTSQGPSAKSQTTSVDCMAAKQACASSCGDKGYLVDPSDCTFCLCKSSVMI